Proteins from one Desulfonema limicola genomic window:
- a CDS encoding Npun_R2479 family HD domain-containing metalloprotein, giving the protein MLNFQNLVIESFVKELALAYQRTYGFVEPHYINIIKWSAFFALENIANSDALYHNIEHTIAVTLAGQEILRGKHLCEGGVKPDDWLHYIIALLCHDIGYVKGICRDDKDGEYAAGEGKTQKISPDKSCASLAPYHVDRSKLFVKERFGSNMIMDIINVERLIFYIEMTRFPVSEETSDIDTKELPGLVRAADFIGQLGDPDYLRKIPALFYEFEETGANKSLGYSLPGEMRKNYAKFYWDVISPYIHDALKYLKITQEGKQWISNLNSHVFTIEHEQI; this is encoded by the coding sequence ATGCTGAATTTTCAAAACCTGGTTATTGAATCTTTTGTCAAAGAACTGGCCCTGGCATATCAGCGGACATATGGTTTTGTGGAACCTCATTATATTAATATTATTAAATGGTCTGCCTTTTTTGCCCTTGAAAATATTGCAAACAGTGATGCACTTTATCATAATATTGAACATACGATTGCAGTTACACTGGCAGGCCAGGAAATCCTTAGAGGAAAACATTTATGTGAAGGCGGGGTAAAACCTGATGACTGGCTTCATTATATTATTGCACTTTTATGTCATGATATTGGATATGTTAAAGGTATCTGCCGGGATGATAAAGATGGTGAATATGCAGCAGGTGAAGGAAAAACCCAAAAAATCAGCCCTGACAAATCATGTGCATCCCTTGCCCCGTATCATGTTGACAGAAGCAAGCTTTTTGTAAAAGAGCGTTTTGGATCAAATATGATTATGGATATAATAAATGTTGAACGTCTGATTTTCTATATAGAAATGACTCGGTTTCCAGTTAGTGAAGAAACATCTGATATTGATACAAAAGAGCTTCCCGGGCTTGTCAGAGCAGCAGACTTTATAGGCCAGCTTGGAGACCCTGATTACCTGAGAAAAATCCCTGCACTTTTTTATGAATTTGAAGAAACAGGGGCAAACAAATCCCTGGGTTATTCACTTCCTGGAGAAATGCGCAAAAACTATGCAAAATTTTACTGGGATGTCATATCTCCGTATATCCATGATGCATTAAAATATTTAAAAATAACACAAGAAGGCAAGCAGTGGATTTCTAATCTTAATTCCCATGTTTTTACTATTGAACATGAGCAGATATAA
- the hisD gene encoding histidinol dehydrogenase: MEILNYPSDTAQKRIDTIINRGIEFDEKAVVNVRNILDDVKKNGDSALISYVNRFDSPDLKIESLKVSDDEFEHALKNIDQQFTRSLERAAVQIESFHKKQVRKSWIDTERPGTILGQIFNPVDGAGIYVPGGQGGSTPLVSSVLMCAIPAKIAGVRRICMVTPPTKNGSVNPYMLAAARMVGVDTIYKLGSAWAIAALAYGTETVPRCDVIAGPGNIYVTIAKKLVSGTVGIDMIAGPSEVLVIADKSANPDYTAADLLSQAEHDPLASAMLVTDSSETALAVIQALEIQIENLTRKDTARQSLENYGAIMLVSDIDAAIDLANIIAPEHLELHISQPFEYLGKIRNAGAVFMGSYTPEPTGDYIAGPNHVLPTAGTARFSSALSVDNFIKKTSVIHYSQAAFNNEAEDIIRLADIEGLDAHANSVRIRLK; the protein is encoded by the coding sequence ATGGAAATATTGAATTATCCTTCGGATACTGCTCAAAAAAGAATTGATACAATTATAAACAGGGGAATAGAGTTTGATGAAAAAGCTGTTGTTAATGTCAGAAATATACTTGATGATGTTAAAAAAAACGGTGATTCTGCACTTATCAGCTATGTAAACCGATTTGATTCTCCAGATTTAAAAATAGAATCCCTTAAAGTGTCTGATGACGAATTTGAACATGCCTTAAAAAATATTGATCAACAATTTACCCGGTCCCTGGAAAGAGCTGCAGTTCAGATTGAATCGTTTCATAAAAAACAGGTTCGAAAATCATGGATTGATACTGAAAGGCCCGGCACAATTTTAGGACAGATATTTAATCCTGTGGATGGAGCCGGTATATATGTGCCAGGAGGACAGGGGGGCAGCACTCCCCTGGTATCGTCTGTATTAATGTGTGCCATTCCTGCAAAAATTGCAGGTGTCAGGCGCATTTGCATGGTAACACCCCCTACAAAAAACGGAAGCGTAAACCCGTATATGCTTGCAGCAGCCAGGATGGTCGGGGTTGATACAATATATAAGCTGGGAAGTGCCTGGGCAATTGCTGCTCTTGCCTATGGCACTGAAACTGTTCCCAGGTGTGATGTAATAGCAGGTCCTGGAAATATTTATGTAACCATTGCAAAAAAACTTGTGTCAGGAACTGTCGGCATAGACATGATTGCAGGCCCCAGTGAGGTACTTGTAATTGCTGATAAATCTGCAAACCCTGACTACACTGCCGCAGACCTTCTTTCCCAGGCAGAACACGATCCCCTTGCTTCAGCCATGCTGGTAACAGATTCAAGTGAAACAGCCCTGGCTGTTATCCAGGCTTTGGAAATACAGATTGAAAATCTCACCCGTAAAGATACTGCCAGGCAGTCCCTTGAAAATTACGGGGCAATTATGCTGGTTTCAGATATTGATGCTGCAATTGATCTTGCAAATATAATTGCACCAGAACACCTGGAACTTCATATCAGCCAGCCTTTTGAATATCTGGGAAAAATCAGAAATGCCGGTGCAGTGTTCATGGGTAGTTATACACCTGAACCAACAGGCGACTATATTGCAGGCCCAAACCATGTTTTACCAACAGCAGGAACAGCAAGGTTTTCATCAGCCCTGTCAGTTGATAATTTCATAAAAAAAACAAGTGTAATTCACTATTCACAAGCAGCATTTAACAATGAAGCCGAAGATATTATACGCCTGGCAGATATAGAAGGTCTGGATGCTCAT
- a CDS encoding methyl-accepting chemotaxis protein, with protein sequence MKKWSLRGKIVITGIFLPAVLVIFLMQMYIKESDQRSLAAFSDKARIICLTSESILEEMEEKWDLGLFSMEQLKTLAKNNEINKIFETVPVFTAMSAAMRKADKGGYVFKAPRFNPRNPDNKPDETESRILKIIKNQNLDEYYEVDEKINAVRYFRPVRLSESCLICHGNSDDSEKLWGNTQGKDITNYPMENWKKGEIQGAFEIIQSLDESDRLLAESVKKALAVVIISLILIALFFATLAIRILSHSVTMPIRRIIDKVSSASFILSEEAKNVAKSSEELADGAMSQASSIEQSATALEQVTAMTKSTALNVKKTSQVAREVLASVDTAKVSMERMLDVIASIKKSSDQTVSIVKNIDEIAFQTNLLSLNASIEAARAGETGAGFAIVAEEVRSLAMRSASAAKETTELIKQSQKNSESGVTAAKEVKDILKKIIDLVNNVNTLAQEISIASSEQAEGVKQVNIGVSEIGSVTQANTDVSEEVALASRELSKQADNLNNMVKTLAGIL encoded by the coding sequence ATGAAAAAATGGTCCCTCAGGGGCAAGATTGTAATAACAGGTATATTTTTACCAGCAGTTCTGGTTATCTTTCTTATGCAGATGTATATTAAAGAATCAGATCAAAGGTCATTGGCTGCTTTTTCAGACAAAGCCAGAATTATCTGCCTTACTTCTGAATCTATTCTGGAAGAAATGGAGGAAAAGTGGGATCTTGGTTTATTTTCCATGGAACAGTTGAAAACACTGGCTAAAAATAATGAAATCAATAAAATATTTGAAACTGTTCCTGTTTTTACTGCCATGTCTGCTGCCATGCGCAAAGCTGATAAAGGCGGGTATGTATTTAAGGCTCCGAGGTTTAATCCAAGAAATCCTGACAACAAGCCTGATGAGACAGAATCACGCATATTGAAAATTATTAAAAATCAAAACCTTGATGAATATTACGAGGTTGATGAAAAAATTAATGCTGTAAGATATTTCAGGCCGGTCAGGCTTTCTGAATCCTGTCTTATATGTCATGGAAACAGTGATGATTCAGAAAAGCTGTGGGGCAATACCCAGGGAAAAGATATTACAAATTATCCAATGGAAAACTGGAAAAAAGGGGAAATTCAAGGAGCATTTGAAATAATCCAGTCTCTGGATGAATCAGACAGGCTGCTTGCTGAATCTGTTAAAAAAGCATTGGCTGTGGTTATCATCAGCTTGATATTAATAGCATTGTTTTTTGCCACCCTGGCTATCCGGATTTTATCACATTCTGTAACCATGCCTATTCGCAGGATAATTGACAAGGTATCGTCTGCATCTTTTATATTGTCAGAAGAAGCAAAAAATGTTGCTAAATCAAGTGAAGAACTTGCTGACGGTGCAATGTCCCAGGCTTCCAGTATTGAACAAAGTGCAACAGCTCTTGAACAGGTAACAGCCATGACCAAATCAACAGCTTTGAACGTCAAAAAAACCAGCCAGGTTGCCCGTGAGGTTTTGGCATCAGTTGATACAGCAAAGGTCAGTATGGAGCGCATGTTAGATGTTATTGCCAGTATCAAAAAATCATCAGATCAGACAGTCTCAATTGTTAAAAACATAGATGAAATTGCATTTCAAACCAATTTGCTGTCGCTTAATGCCTCTATTGAAGCTGCCAGGGCAGGAGAAACTGGTGCAGGATTTGCCATAGTAGCAGAAGAGGTGCGCTCCCTTGCCATGAGAAGTGCATCTGCTGCAAAAGAGACTACAGAGCTTATTAAGCAGTCTCAAAAAAATTCTGAAAGCGGGGTAACAGCAGCCAAAGAAGTAAAGGATATTCTTAAAAAAATTATTGATCTTGTTAATAATGTAAATACACTTGCCCAGGAAATTTCCATTGCAAGCTCTGAACAGGCTGAAGGAGTTAAACAGGTTAATATCGGGGTTTCAGAAATCGGAAGTGTAACCCAGGCAAATACAGATGTATCTGAAGAAGTAGCCCTGGCAAGCAGGGAACTTTCAAAGCAGGCAGATAATTTAAACAATATGGTTAAAACACTTGCAGGGATTTTATAA
- a CDS encoding YkgJ family cysteine cluster protein, which translates to MYNSLPASINQEPAAHCRQCGTCCKKGGPCFHYQDKHLIQKGIILSKYLYTIRRGEMAFDNVKGFLSPVLTDIIKIKEKDNSQECIFYDNDKGCTIYKNRPFECRALKCWDTKDIEAVYSSSRLSREDLLGSINGLWELIQEHQERCDYKIIHCLIKDITSKNKEAEKSLNQILKYDNAVRSLVVESSSIKPDMTDFLFGRPVLNTVRAFGLFIKQNNTY; encoded by the coding sequence ATGTATAACAGTCTGCCAGCCAGCATTAACCAGGAACCTGCTGCACATTGCCGCCAGTGCGGCACATGCTGTAAAAAAGGAGGACCCTGCTTTCATTATCAAGATAAGCATCTTATTCAAAAAGGGATTATTTTATCAAAATATCTTTACACTATCCGCAGAGGTGAAATGGCTTTTGATAATGTCAAAGGTTTTTTGTCCCCTGTTTTAACAGATATTATTAAAATCAAGGAAAAGGATAATTCACAGGAATGTATTTTTTATGATAATGATAAAGGATGTACTATTTACAAAAACAGGCCTTTTGAATGCAGGGCTTTGAAATGCTGGGATACAAAGGATATTGAAGCAGTATATTCTTCATCCAGACTATCCAGAGAGGACTTGCTGGGCAGTATAAATGGTTTATGGGAACTTATCCAGGAACATCAGGAAAGATGTGATTATAAAATTATTCATTGCTTAATAAAAGATATCACCAGTAAAAACAAAGAAGCTGAAAAATCCCTGAACCAGATACTTAAATATGATAATGCTGTAAGAAGTTTAGTTGTGGAAAGCAGCAGTATAAAACCTGATATGACCGATTTTCTTTTTGGCCGGCCTGTTTTAAACACTGTCAGGGCATTTGGACTTTTTATTAAACAAAACAATACTTATTGA